A genomic region of Miscanthus floridulus cultivar M001 chromosome 3, ASM1932011v1, whole genome shotgun sequence contains the following coding sequences:
- the LOC136542047 gene encoding uncharacterized protein: protein MGTEVAAVVDVRALTQSDLVALAAASPYAVDPRRGHRRDGEFLPPPKIDRAVFNESAGSRKQTFSRRRVATNISHNLTPTTTGASSSLSTPAGPTEEDPENRLIVFHLQRLFARDDPSYPAPPPIPPRPQTLAAPAITAPAPSPPPPAAAAAAATDPDRVVLNPKGVAVDPARLAELVDPYAEELRQRTAGLGSESELLGFMNALEGQWGSRRRRRKFVDAGMFADHLPRGWKLLLGLKRKERVAWINCRRYVSPKGHQFATCKEVSSYLMSLLGYQEAKTTASQINSAGVHGIDVNSVGLHQQTISIEEKQIAVPVNSVTLFNPSGDSHQQKLQKDEAPIEVNAKECRKCNLTFHDQSTYMQHQLSFHQRKAKRRRVSKSELDTNIDGKYEKTQQKTSGEVSGNFGHSVADVRYQGPSPAELFDGQPSLVAVPCGFQEMTVLPQQGKEPSVLPQQGKEPSVLPQQGKEPSTLPQQGKEPSTLPQQGKEPSMLPQQGKEPSALPQQGKEPSMLPQQGKEPSALPQQGKEPSELPQQGKETSGDISVNQKDPLKEIGFPEQEKGLVAGELVPVHHKDSLKDITDTAEIIKEHPTREPSSGHRLDTADNSDDHKTNDEACDSAVASLSVDAERKLSICNSMNVHENVSSKDSELSSADYSQKFNRSDETCDVHKEVSSTVNDPDERKCTDDPTGCTNMTQSIQASESCDLLHGKFVSSPEEHDFNGQLESNPLSASRDEPDLNSIGMEVDGGNISCNVENPRSFKSDKSVEDKIMDCEMTSLKDSELKNGVRVRDVNLNSCLDSISSPISGGNYETSDTPDDAFRSSIIAQCFGTTSNDDTACKDGNFANQNNTCKGENFVNQKNDMMYQSNLTMDPIPRAQINVDCFTSSCSMTPEIKDYGNRGEDSAKEALVNSQNMTSNETGFDAEAYNSDIFNGTITESSLAQLNNVINMKHDFANCYSLSDLNTLTGGTATDDIDIHNMRSSFVSSTSRTEPNEHCTLDFDIKGSMLEALEKSDSDLDNQYNDAGPSCDSLPATGTSGTIDDFMAMQTNFGSFTSLVRAVEDVPLSRIMQDQCDLQLGFGGPKQQIYPSFEQQLRMASAGAPPYGGMGRHDSIPVPEPTLMLGYAPQLGNCPPPFQLGWGSSYSKMVGMLQSVCVWCNSPFQHFGTVAEQQADSLGYICPSCKGKFSGHLGINGPSI, encoded by the exons ATGGGGACTGAGGTAGCGGCCGTAGTGGACGTCCGAGCGCTGACACAGTCGGATCTCGTGGCCCTAGCTGCCGCGTCGCCCTACGCCGTCGACCCCCGCCGGGGCCACCGCCGCGATGGCGAGTTCCTCCCGCCCCCGAAGATCGACCGCGCCGTTTTCAACGAGAGCGCAGGTTCCCGCAAGCAGACCTTCTCCCGCCGCCGCGTCGCCACCAACATATCCCACAACCTGACGCCCACTACCACCGGggcctcctcctccttgtctACGCCAGCTGGCCCCACCGAGGAGGACCCCGAGAACCGCCTCATCGTGTTCCACCTCCAACGCCTCTTCGCGCGTGACGACCCCTCGTACCCTGCTCCGCCTCCGATTCCACCCCGACCGCAAACCCTAGCCGCGCCCGCGATAACAGCAcctgcgccgtcgccgccgccgccggcggcggctgctgctgcggcgacaGACCCCGATAGGGTAGTGCTGAATCCAAAGGGTGTGGCGGTTGATCCGGCGAGGCTCGCCGAGCTTGTGGATCCCTATGCGGAGGAGCTACGGCAGCGTACGGCAGGATTGGGGTCGGAGTCCGAGCTGCTGGGATTCATGAACGCGCTGGAAGGGCAATGGGGAAGCAGGAGGCGTCGGAGGAAGTTCGTGGATGCTGGCATGTTCGCTGACCACCTGCCCCGTGGATGGAAGCTGCTGCTTGGGCTCAAGCGAAAGGAGCGTGTCGCATGGATTAATTGCCGCCGTTATGTGAG CCCCAAAGGACATCAGTTCGCTACTTGCAAAGAAGTCTCTTCCTACCTCATGTCCCTTCTTGGATATCAGGAGGCAAAGACAACTGCCTCTCAGATTAATAGTGCAGGAGTGCATGGCATAGATGTTAAT TCTGTAGGTCTTCATCAGCAAACTATCTCAATTGAGGAAAAGCAAATTGCAGTGCCAGTTAATTCAGTTACATTGTTTAATCCCTCTGGTGATTCTCATCAACAAAAACTTCAGAAGGATGAAGCTCCAATAGAAGTGAATGCAAAGGAGTGCCGGAAATGCAATTTGACGTTTCATGACCAGAGCACCTATATGCAACATCAGTTGTCCTTTCACCAAAGGAAAGCTAAAAGGCGCAGGGTTAGTAAATCAGAATTGGATACCAACATAGATGGAAAGTACGAGAAGACTCAGCAGAAGACCTCTGGAGAGGTATCTGGCAATTTTGGCCACAGCGTTGCAGATGTAAGGTATCAAGGTCCGAGTCCAGCAGAACTGTTTGATGGTCAACCATCCTTGGTGGCAGTGCCATGTGGATTTCAGGAGATGACTGTGTTGCCTCAACAGGGAAAAGAACCTTCTGTGTTGCCTCAACAGGGAAAGGAACCTTCTGTGTTGCCTCAACAGGGAAAAGAACCATCTACGTTGCCTCAGCAGGGAAAAGAACCATCTACGTTGCCTCAACAGGGAAAAGAACCTTCTATGTTGCCTCAACAGGGAAAAGAACCTTCTGCATTGCCTCAACAGGGAAAAGAACCTTCTATGTTGCCTCAACAGGGAAAAGAACCTTCTGCATTGCCTCAACAGGGAAAAGAACCTTCTGAGCTGCCTCAACAGGGAAAAGAAACTTCAGGAGATATCTCTGTGAATCAGAAGGACCCTCTTAAGGAGATTGGCTTTCCTGAACAGGAAAAAGGACTTGTTGCTGGAGAACTCGTCCCTGTGCATCATAAGGACTCTCTTAAGGATATTACAGATACAGCTGAAATAATAAAAGAACATCCCACCAGAGAGCCTTCCTCTGGGCATCGTCTGGATACTGCTGACAATTCTGATGACCATAAAACCAACGATGAAGCATGTGACAGTGCTGTAGCTTCTCTTTCTGTTGATGCTGAAAGAAAATTGAGTATTTGCAACTCCATGAATGTTCATGAGAATGTCAGCTCAAAAGATTCAGAACTTTCAAGTGCAGATTATTCCCAAAAGTTCAATAGGTCTGATGAAACTTGTGATGTACATAAAGAGGTTTCTTCAACTGTAAATGATCCTGATGAAAGAAAATGCACAGATGATCCAACGGGGTGTACTAATATGACACAATCCATACAAGCTTCTGAGTCCTGTGATCTACTGCATGGCAAATTTGTCAGTTCTCCTGAAGAACATGATTTTAATGGCCAGCTTGAAAGTAACCCACTTTCAGCATCTAGGGATGAGCCTGATCTTAATTCAATTGGTATGGAAGTGGATGGTGGCAATATATCTTGCAATGTGGAAAACCCCAGAAGCTTCAAAAGTGACAAATCTGTTGAGGACAAGATTATGGATTGCGAAATGACTTCTTTGAAAGACAGTGAACTAAAAAATGGTGTCAGAGTAAGGGATGTAAATCTCAATTCATGTTTGGATTCAATATCTTCTCCTATTTCTGGTGGAAACTATGAAACATCtgatactcctgatgatgcttttCGATCATCCATTATTGCCCAATGCTTCGGTACTACCTCTAATGATGACACTGCTTGTAAGGATGGAAACTTTGCCAACCAGAACAACACCTGTAAGGGTGAAAATTTTGTCAACCAGAAAAATGACATGATGTATCAATCTAATTTGACCATGGACCCTATACCTCGAGCTCAAATAAATGTGGATTGTTTCACTTCTTCCTGTTCAATGACTCCTGAAATCAAGGACTATGGCAACAGAGGTGAAGATAGTGCCAAAGAAGCATTGGTGAACTCACAAAACATGACAAGTAATGAAACTGGTTTTGATGCTGAAGCTTATAACAGTGATATCTTCAATGGTACTATCACAGAAAGTAGTCTTGCCCAGCTGAATAATGTCATTaatatgaaacatgattttgCAAACTGTTACTCATTATCTGACCTAAACACACTGACTGGTGGTACTGCAACTGATGATATTGATATCCACAATATGAGGAGTTCTTTTGTCAGCTCCACCAGTCGAACTGAACCAAATGAGCACTGCACGTTGGATTTTGATATCAAGGGTTCCATGCTTGAGGCATTGGAAAAATCTGACAGTGACTTAGATAATCAATACAACGATGCGGGCCCTTCTTGTGACTCACTACCTGCTACTGGGACAAGTGGGACTATTGATGATTTTATGGCCATGCAAACCAATTTTGGTAGCTTTACTTCTTTGGTTCGTGCTGTTGAAGATGTTCCACTGAGCAGGATTATGCAAGATCAG TGTGATTTGCAACTTGGATTTGGTGGCCCCAAGCAGCAGATCTATCCAAGCTTTGAGCAACAGTTAAGGATGGCCTCAGCTGGAGCTCCGCCTTATGGGGGCATGGGTAGGCATGACTCTATACCTGTACCAGAGCCAACATTGATGCTAGGTTATGCACCACAGCTAGGTAACTGCCCCCCTCCGTTCCAGTTGGGCTGGGGTTCGTCCTATTCGAAGATGGTTGGCATGCTCCAATCTGTGTGCGTGTGGTGCAACAGCCCATTCCAGCATTTCGGCACCGTTGCTGAGCAGCAGGCAGATTCTCTTGGTTACATTTGCCCGTCGTGCAAGGGGAAGTTTTCTGGTCATCTTGGCATCAACGGGCCATCTATTTGA
- the LOC136542048 gene encoding protein WHAT'S THIS FACTOR 1, chloroplastic yields the protein MARRLFCATRALLLPAPAPAPAPTSASSVAAAEAAASLLPLLPCKRRKKLLRKLNSPRVAPIEPEAARRVPALDAVLDRYTAFRFLHRARSFLASLPPPHRIPLSEAGKLYRELGFPRGRKVSRSATRHPLLFHLPVVDSVPHLALTPFMCSLLEEERRIHDDLLPSRMRAVRKLLMLTAHRRVPLAKLHHCRAVLGLPDDFRVVVDPRDGRHILELARWDPALAVSALERDFVVDERRVRRTFRFAVPHRWLMPLDAEDADRLDTATTFPLVSPYTNGALLKPRTPEAEKYRVGVVREFLSLTLEKRATIHHIVEFKEEFGLTRHMYESLQKQNRAFYLAGTEMNWALFLRAAYDENGVLKEKDPLVLFNEKLQRYACMSKMDSRENMIDAAGL from the coding sequence ATGGCGCGCCGCCTCTTCTGTGCCACGAGAGCGCTCCTCCTTCCCGCCCCAGCTCCCGCGCCGGCGCCCACCTCCGCATCTTCTGTAGCTGCGGCGGAAGCGGCGGCCTCGCTCCTGCCACTGCTCCCCTGCAAGCGGCGAAAGAAGCTCCTGAGGAAGCTCAACAGCCCACGGGTCGCGCCCATCGAGCCGGAGGCCGCGCGTCGCGTTCCGGCCCTCGACGCCGTGCTCGACCGCTATACGGCCTTCCGcttcctccaccgcgcgcgctcgTTCCTGGCTTCCCTCCCGCCTCCGCACCGGATCCCCCTTTCCGAGGCCGGCAAGCTGTACCGCGAGCTCGGCTTCCCCCGCGGCCGCAAAGTGTCGCGCTCCGCTACGCGCCACCCGCTGCTGTTCCACCTCCCCGTCGTGGACTCCGTCCCGCACCTCGCGCTCACGCCGTTCATGTGTTCGCTCCTCGAGGAAGAGCGCCGCATCCACGACGACCTCCTCCCGTCGCGGATGCGCGCAGTCCGGAAGCTCCTCATGCTCACGGCCCACCGCCGCGTGCCGCTCGCGAAGCTCCACCACTGCCGCGCTGTGCTCGGCCTCCCCGACGACTTCCGCGTCGTAGTCGACCCCAGGGACGGCCGCCACATCCTCGAGCTCGCGCGCTGGGACCCTGCGCTCGCCGTCAGTGCGCTGGAGCGCGATTTTGTCGTGGACGAGCGCCGCGTCCGGCGCACCTTCCGCTTCGCCGTCCCACACCGCTGGTTGATGCCGCTTGACGCCGAGGACGCCGATCGCCTCGACACGGCTACCACGTTCCCGCTGGTGTCGCCGTACACCAACGGCGCGCTGCTCAAGCCACGGACGCCCGAGGCGGAAAAGTACCGCGTCGGGGTGGTGCGCGAGTTCCTGAGCCTGACGCTGGAGAAGCGCGCGACGATCCACCACATCGTCGAGTTCAAGGAGGAATTCGGCCTCACGAGGCACATGTACGAGTCGTTGCAGAAGCAGAACCGCGCTTTCTACCTCGCCGGCACAGAGATGAACTGGGCCTTATTCCTCAGGGCCGCGTATGACGAAAATGGCGTGCTCAAGGAGAAGGATCCCCTCGTGCTGTTCAATGAGAAGCTGCAGCGATATGCGTGTATGAGCAAGATGGATTCCAGAGAGAACATGATTGATGCTGCAGGTTTGTGA